Genomic DNA from Filimonas effusa:
CCTGTCGCAACTTACTGAATATGCTTCTGTCAGGAAAGATGCAATGAGCTCTAAAGATATTGCCCCTCCTAATTATCGCGAAACCATCATTAAAGACGATTATTATAATATCAATGACAAATACTATGGCAATGCCGATGTAATGGGCCCTAACCCTATGCATGGCACACATGTGACCGGCATTATTGCCGCCCAGCGCGATAACGACCTGGGTATAGATGGCGTAGCAGATAACGTGAAGATCATGACCATACGCGCCATCCCCGATGGTGACGAATATGATAAGGATGTGGCATTGGCTATAAAATACGCGGTGGATAATGGCGCCCGCGTTATTAATATGAGTTTTGGAAAGGCTTTCTCTCCTGAAAAAAAATGGGTAGATGAAGCTGTTCAGTACGCTTCTCAAAAAGATGTACTGCTGGTACATGCTGCCGGTAATGAATCTGCCAATCTCGATGAGAAAGATAACTACCCCAATGCTAACCTGGAAGCATTTCAGAAAAGAGCCGATAATTTTATCAATGTAGGAGCCAGCAGCGATCCACGTATAGGCGACGGACGGCTGGTCGCCGATTTCAGCAACTTTGGAACAAAGAATGTAGATGTACTTGCACCAGGAGTTAAGATCTATTCTACCTTACCAGGCAAACATGACTACGGCTTTTTGAAGGGAACCAGTATGGCATCTCCCGTTGTAACAGGCATAGCAGCATTAATACGATCTTATTATCCTGCCCTGTCGGCACGCCAGGTAAAATATGCCATCGAACAGTCGGCAGCGGCTTGTACCGATACTACCATAAAGGTTTTAAAGCCCGGCACCAAAGAACTTACCCCACTCAACAATATCTGTGAAACAGGAGGCGTTGTAAATGCGTTGCTGGCAATACAAATTGCTGCAACGCTACATCCCGAAGAAAAGCCTTTTGTTCCAAGGGAACCCTTTAAAAAATTGAAATCCTCAAAATAGATCTTATGTCACGTCCTGCAGCAGGAGAATATGCTCCGCATTTTGACCCCTATATACAGCTGGTACAGGAAGATAATATTCCCGCCATCATAGAAAAATATACTCCCTTGATTGCCGCTTTCTACAATAGCTTGCCGGAAGATAAGGCAAACCATGCTTATTCCGATGGAAAATGGACCGTCAAAGAGGTGATACAACATATCATCGACGCGGAGCGCATCTTCGCTTACAGGCTGTTAAGGATTGCCCGAAACGACAAAACGCCTTTACCCGGATTCGATGAAAACGCATTTGCGCGTAATGCCCGGGTAACCGGCAGAAGCCTGCAATCGCTGAAAGATGAACTGCAGGCCGTACGAACATCCACCGGGTTCCTGTTACGCTCTTTAAATGAAGAAGAGCTGCAACACAAAGGTACGGCGTCGGGTTACCCCATAACCGCCAATACCTTTGCGTTCATCATATACGGACATTTGCTGCACCATCAGCGCATACTAACGGAGCGCTATCTATAAAGGTTGCTTGTACTCCATTCCAAGATTATACATGATGAAGCTCCATATATCGGCCGCTTCTTCTATTTGTTTGCTTGTAGGTTTGCCGGCACCATGCCCTGCTTTGCTGTCAATTCTTATCAGCACAGGATAGTTGCATCCCTGGCTCTCCTGTAAAGTAGC
This window encodes:
- a CDS encoding S8 family peptidase — its product is MPNCRPFILFLLLSTTVFSGYAQSSLKGWHLKDLKKDSFNGISLSETYEFLKDKKSYTVIVAVIDSGVDTTHEDLKNILWRNPGEIPGNGIDDDKNGYIDDIYGWNFLGNRNGENLRKASDEKTRLYHRYKALFAGKGLQEDSLPSTEKASYQLWSKVEREMQTNAEEHAELMFVDVALKTLKKYDKLLREEMKRDTFTSEDLEKYQPANSAGRQAKLGYLTSTKMLGFDGDESNTSILSQLTEYASVRKDAMSSKDIAPPNYRETIIKDDYYNINDKYYGNADVMGPNPMHGTHVTGIIAAQRDNDLGIDGVADNVKIMTIRAIPDGDEYDKDVALAIKYAVDNGARVINMSFGKAFSPEKKWVDEAVQYASQKDVLLVHAAGNESANLDEKDNYPNANLEAFQKRADNFINVGASSDPRIGDGRLVADFSNFGTKNVDVLAPGVKIYSTLPGKHDYGFLKGTSMASPVVTGIAALIRSYYPALSARQVKYAIEQSAAACTDTTIKVLKPGTKELTPLNNICETGGVVNALLAIQIAATLHPEEKPFVPREPFKKLKSSK
- a CDS encoding DinB family protein, producing MSRPAAGEYAPHFDPYIQLVQEDNIPAIIEKYTPLIAAFYNSLPEDKANHAYSDGKWTVKEVIQHIIDAERIFAYRLLRIARNDKTPLPGFDENAFARNARVTGRSLQSLKDELQAVRTSTGFLLRSLNEEELQHKGTASGYPITANTFAFIIYGHLLHHQRILTERYL